In Actinomyces marmotae, the DNA window CGGCGCCCGCCTCGTGACCGAGGGCCGCGTCTGGGATGTCCCGGCCGAGGTCGCCCTGCCCTGCGCCACCCAGAACGAGCTCGACGGCGCCGGCGCCGCCACGCTGCTGCGCAACGGCTGCGCCGTCGTCGCCGAGGGCGCCAACATGCCCTCCACCCCCGAGGCCATCGAGGCCTTCCAGGCCGCCGGCATCCTCTACGCCCCCGGCAAGGCCGCCAACGCCGGTGGCGTGGCGACCTCCGCCCTCGAGATGGAGCAGAACGCCGGCCGCACCCGCTGGAGTTTCGAGACCGCCGAGGCCAAGCTCACCGGCATCATGGCCGACATCCACGACTCCTGCGTGGCCGCCGCCGAGGAGTACGGCCGCCCCGGCGACTACGTCCTGGGCGCCAACGCCGCCGGCTTCACCCGCGTCGCTGACGTCATGATCGCCCACGGGATCGTCTGAGGCCCGCCTCCCGCTGCATCGGCGGCCCCGCGCTGCCCGCTCCGGCTCTCGACGGCGCCCGCCACCCGCCCAGGGTGGCGGGCGCCGTCGCACACCGCCTGGAATGTGACATGGATCATATGACTTAATGCCCGAACGGGCGTACGGTTATGCCTGATAGGGCTTCTAGACCTGAATTCAATGCCCGAACGGGCGTTGGCTGGGTCTCGGAGCATCCGTGACAGCGTCGTCGAGGAGGGCGACATGAACGCCGAGAAGCGTCAGACGGGCATCGTCGCCGCCGTCGCCCGCGAGGGCCGAGTCCACGTCGCCGAGCTCGCCACCCGCTACGGCGTGACCGTCGAAACCATCCGCCGGGACCTCGGCGCGCTCGATCGCGCCGGGGCCCTTCGCAAGGTCCATGGTGGCGCCGTCCCGGTCCCCGTCAGCGCCTCCCCTGAGACGGGCGTCGCCGAGCGCGAACTCGCCGCCGCCCCCGCCAAGGCCGCTATCGCCGCCGCCGCCCTCGCGGCCCTGGAGCCGGCCAAGGGGATGAGCATCCTCCTCGACGCCGGGACCACCACCGCCGCGCTCGCCCGCCTCCTGCCCACGGGCCTCGACCTGCGCGTCATCACCGACTCCCTGCTCATCGCCACGCTCCTCGCCCCCCGCGAGGGCATCAGCGTGCGCGTCCTAGGGGGGCAGGTCCGCGGAATGACGCAGGCCGCCGTCGGCCCGGAGGCCCTCGACGCCCTCGCCCACCTGCGGGTCGACGTCACCGTCCTGGGCGCCAACGGGATCAGCGCGGAGCACGGTCTGTCCACGCCCGACCCGGACGAAGCGGCCGTCAAGCGCGCCATGGCCAGGGCCGGGCGTCGCGTCCTCGCCCTGGCGGACGCCTCCAAGATCGGGCAGGAGCACCTCGTCTCCTTCGCCGACACCGCCGACGTCGACCTCCTCATCACCAACGCCCCCCTACCCGACCCTCTCGCCAGCCAGTTGTCCATCACGGGAACCGAGGTCCGCATCGCATGATCGTCACGCTCACACCCAACCCCTCGCTCGACCGCACCGTCGCCCTGCCAGGGCCCCTCGTGCGCGGCGGCGTCAACCGCCTCACCAGCGTCGTCACCGACCCCGGTGGCAAGGGCGTCAACGTCGCCCGTGTCCTGGTCTCCTCCGGCCTGGAGGCCACCACGGTCTTGCCCGCCGCCGAGCACGACCCCCTGCGCGCCGTCCTTGAGGCCGTCGCCCAGCCCGGCCTGACCGTCCACGCCGTCACCGTGCCGGGCGCCGCGCGCGTCAACACCGCCGTCACCGAGCCCGACGGCACCACCACCAAGATCAATGAGCCCGGAGCTGAGCTCGGCCGGCCCGAGCGCGCCGCCATCGAGGAGGCCCTGCTCGCGGCCGTCAGGGGCGGCCCGGACGGGGCTGACGGCTCTGGATGGGCGATCCTGTCGGGCTCCTTGCCGCCCGGCGCCCCCATCGACTGGTACGCCCGCCTCGTCACGCTGCTTCGCCCCACGGGGGTGAGCATCGCCGTTGACACCTCGGACGCCCCGCTCGCAGCCCTGGCCGCCGCCCTGCCGGGGGCCGCTCCCGATCTCATCAAGCCCAACGGGGAGGAGCTCGGCCAGCTCGCCGGACTGCCCGCCGAGCGCGCCATGGCCCTGGAAGATGGCGCCCTGGCCGGGGATCTCGGCCCCGTCGTCGACGCCGCCCGCGTCCTCGTCGACCGCGGTGTCACCGCCGTCATGGCCACCCTCGGGCCTGCCGGGGGGGTCCTCGTGACCACCGAGGGAGCCTGGCACTCCCCGGCCCCTGCCATCGACGTCGTCTCCACCGTCGGCGCGGGCGACTCCTCCGTCGCCGGCTACGTCCTGGCCGACACCCGCGGGGACGGCCCCGCCGAGCGCCTGGCCACCGCCATGCTCTACGGCTCCGCGGCCGCCTCCCTGCCCGGAACCACCCTGCCCACCCCCGCCGACCTGCCGGGAGCCGTGCCCGCCGTCTCCCGGCTCGCCTGAGCGCCCGGCTGCGAGGCCGACCCCGGCCACCAACGCCCCACGACCCGATGACCCGATCCGCCGGCCCCCGGCACCCACCGATCCAAGGAAGCACCATGACCGAGACCATCGACACCGGCGGCACCGCGCCGCTCATCACCCCTGAACTCGTCGCGCTCGACGCCGCCCCCGGCTCTGACAAGAGCGATGTCATCACCCACCTGGCCGGAGTCGTCGCGGGCGCCGGGCGGGCCGACGCCCCCGAGGGCCTGGCATCCGACGCCCTGGCCCGAGAGGCCACCGCCCCCACCGGCATCCCCGGCGGCATCGCCATCCCGCACTGCCGCTCCGAGCACGTGCTCACCGCCAGCCTGGGATTCGCCCGCCTCGCCGAGCCGGTGGACTTCGGCGCCGCCGACGGCCAGGCCGCCGACCTCATCTTCATGATCGCCGCCCCCGCGGGCGCCGACGACATGCACCTCAAGCTCCTCGCCAAGCTCGCCCGCGGTCTCATGCGCGCCGACTTCACCGACGCCCTGCGTAGCGCGGGAAGCGCCGAGGAGGTCGTCCGCATGGTCACCGAGCAGGTCCAGCCCGAGCTGCTCAAGGACGGCGCGAGCGCCGAGGAGGCGAGCGCTCCTGCTGCGGCCCCCGCCCCCGCCGCGGCCCCCGCTCCCGCTGCGGCCCCCGCTCCCGCTGTGGCCCCCGCGGGCGGCGAGCGCGTCATCGTCGGCGCCACCTCTTGCCCCACCGGCATCGCCCACACCTTCATGGCCGCCGAGGCCCTCGAGCAGGCGGGCGCCGAGCGCGGCATCACCGTGCGCATCGAGGGCCAGGGCTCGGGCAAGATCGACGCCCTGGACCCCGAGCTCATCAAGCGCGCAGACGCCGTCGTCTTCGCCCACGACCTGCCCATCAAGGGGCGCGAGCGCTTCGCCGGCAAGCCGGTCATCGACGTCGGCGTCAAGGCCGCCGTCAACGACGCCGGGCGCCTCATTGACCAGGCCCTCGCCGCCATCGACGATCCCGCCGCCCAGCGCGTCCCCGCCGGAGCCGCGGGCGGCCAGGGCGCCGCGGAGGAGGACGAGGGCTCCGTCCACTGGGCCCGGCGCCTTCAGCGCGCCGTCATGACCGGCGTGTCCTACATGATCCCCTTCGTCGCGGCGGGCGGCCTGCTCATCGCCCTCGGGTTCCTGCTCGCCGGCTACGACGTCGCCAACCTCTACGGCAAGTTCTCGATCACCGACTACTCGCTGACCAACCTGCCCGGACACGAGTTCGTCCACACGATCACGAACTCGGCCGGCGACGTCCTCGGCACCGAGACGATCACGCTGGACCGCTCCGGCCTGCCTCTCTACCTCGGCTGGGCCTTCTTCCTGCTCGGCAAGGCGGCGATGGGCTTCCTCGTCCCGGCGCTCGCCGGCTACATCGCCTTCGGACTGGCCGGGCGCCCGGGCATCGCCCCCGGATTCGCCATGGGCGTGGTGGCCGAGGCCGTGGGCGCCGGCTTCATCGGCGGCCTCATCGGCGGCATCCTCGCCGGCTATTTCGCCGCCTGGCTGGCCGGCCTGGGCGTGCCGCGCTGGCTGCGCGGGCTCATGCCCGTCGTCGTCATCCCGCTGGGGACCACGCTGGTCGTGGGCGGGCTCATGTACCTCGTGCTCGGCCGACCGCTCGCGAGCATCATGACCGGGATGCAGAACGGGCTCACCTCCATGTCCGAGGGGGGCGCCTCCATCCTCCTGGGCGTCATCCTGGGCCTGATGATGTGCTTCGACCTGGGCGGGCCCGTCAACAAGGCCGCCTACCTGTTCGGGACAGCGGGCCTGGCCGCCAACACCACCGCATCCTTCGAGATCATGGCGGCCGTCATGGCCTCCGGCATGGTGCCGCCGCTGGCCGTCTCCGTGGCGAGCTTCCTGCGGCCCCGCCTGTTCACCAAGGCCGAGGTCGAGAACGGCCGCAGTGCCTGGCTGCTCGGGCTGTCCTTCATCTCCGAGGGCGCCATCCCCTTCGCCGCCGCCGACCCGCTGCGCGTCATCCCGGCCACCATGGCCGGTGGCGCTGTCACCGGCGCGCTGACCATGGCCCTGCACGTGGGCTCCCGAGCCCCCCACGGTGGCCTCTTCGTGGCCTTCGCCATCACCAACGTGGTGGGCTTCCTCCTGGCGATCCTCGCCGGCGTGGTGGTGACCTCCGCGCTCGTGGTGGTCCTCAAGGGCCTCGGGCACCGCAAGGCGGCGGCGGTCGCCGCCTGAGCCCTGCGCCCCGCCGTCATCCCGGGCCCCGCTCGCCGTCGCGAGCGGGGCCCGGGACGTCTCGCGTCGGCGGGGCGCCATCGCGGCGCTCCTGCTGGCCGTCTTGAGCGCTCCGCGCGTCCGGGGCACTCCGGGTATCTTCAGTCCATGCCGGCACGACGACGCATCGACCCTTCCGACGGCGCCTCCGCCGTCCGCGCCTGGGCCACCACCGGCGCCAGAGCGAGGCAGGGAGCCCGGGAGCCGTTGGCCACCGTCGACCGCCGGGTGCTCGCCACCGCCGTGCGCTACACGCTCGAGGAGCTCGCCGCCCGCGCGCCGGGTCGCAGCGTCGAGGTCCGCGTCCCGCCCTACGGGGCCACTCAGGCCGTTGCCGGGACCACTCACCGGCGCGGTACCCCGCCCAGCGTCGTCGAAACCGATGCCGGCACCTGGCTCGCCCTGGCCACCGGCCGCCTGGCCTGGGGGGACGCCACGGGCTCGGGGGCCCTGATGGCCTCGGGGGAGCGCTGCGACCTCAGCCCCTACCTGCCCCTCATGCCCGCCTGATTACGCCTCTCCCAGCGCGCGGCGCCGCGCGGCCGCCGACCCCGGCGCGGAGTCCGGGGCGACCCCTTGCGCGTGACGTGTGACTGCCGTAACGTACATTAAGTCATCTGAGGACTTGAGGGGGTGGGAGGTGCCATGAGCGGCCGCGTCAGCATCGTCGCCGTCATCGTCGACACCCTCCTCGCCCGCGTCGTCGCCGGCACCTACCGGCCGGGCGGCGCGCTGCCCGCCGAGTCCTCCCTGGCCGAGGACCTCCAGGTCTCGCGCCTGACCGTGCGCGAGGCCATCAAGGTCCTCGTCGCCCGCGGCGTGCTGCGCTCCCGCCAGGGCTCGGGCACCTACGTCGTCGACCCGGACCGCTGGACGGACCTGGCGGGCCTGCTCATGCTCGAGCGCGCCCGCCGTGACGAGCGTGAGGTCGGCCTGGCCCTGCTCGAGGTGCGCCGCATGCTCGAGGTCGGCTCGGCGGGGCTCGCCGCTGCTCGTCGCACCCCGGACCAGCTCGAAGCCATGGGCCGCGCCATCGGCGATCTGCGCCGCGCCCACCAGCGCGACGACGTCGAGGCCGCCGCCCGGGCCGACCTCGACTTCCACGGCCTGGTCATCCACGCGGCCGGAAACCCGCTCGTTGTGGGCACCTACGCCCCGCTGCGCGAGGAACTCATGCGCGCCAGGCTCGTGACCTCGGCCCACCCGGAGGTCAGGAGTCACGCCATCGAGCAGCATGAGCGCATCCTGTTCGCCCTGCGCGCCGGGTCGCCCGACGCCGCCAAGGCGGCCATGCGGGCGCATATGGAGCAGACGAGCAACGACCTGCTCTCCCGCGCCCCGATCGCCCCGGCCGTCCCGGCCCTTCCAACTCCCCGCGGCCCCTGAGCCGCGCCGCCCGAGGCGCCCCGTCCCCGGTCCTCACGGACGCGCCCCGCATACTCACCAGATATTCATCAGAGGACTTGTCGCAAAGGAGCGAGCATGATCACCCTCGACGAGCTCACCGCGAGGATCCCGGAGGGCCCCCGCGTCGACCCCGCCGCCATCACCGAAGGACTCAACCGCGTCCTCATCGTCCTCGATGATGACCCCACCGGCACCCAGTCCATCGCCGACCTGCCCGTGGTCACCGGCTGGACCGTCGCCGACCTCACCTGGGCGCTGAGCACCGGCGCCCCCGCCGTCTACGTCATGACCAACTCGCGGTCCCTGGACGCCCAGGACGCGGCCGAAGTCAACGCCGAGGTCGTCACCCACGCTCTGGAGGCCTCCCGGGCGACCGGGCGCGCCGTCGCCTTCGTCTCCCGCGCGGACTCCACCCTGCGCGGCCACTACCCCCTCGAGCCCGACACCATCGCCGACCTCCTTGAGGCCGACGGCGCCCGTGTCGACGGCATCATCCTGTCGCCGGCCTTCCCCGACGCGGGGAGGATCACCGTCCACGGCACCCATTACGCAGGCTCCCCGACCACCGGGTACGTCCCCGTTGGCCAGACCGAGTTCGCCCGGGACAAGACCTTCGGGTTCCGCTCCTCCGAACTCGCCGCCTGGGTCGAGGAGAAGACCGGGGGCGCCACGCCGGCAGGCGACGTCATCGTCATCGACCTGGCCACGCTGCGCACCGACCCCGACGCCGTCGTCGCGGCCCTGCGCGGCGCGCGGGACCGCGCCCCCATCGCCGTGGACTGCGTGGAGGAGAACGATCTCCTGCTGCTCTCCCTGGCCCTCCAGAAGGCAGAGGAGGCGGGATCCACCTTCGTCTACCGCGTCGGACCGCCCTTCGTGCGCGCCCGCATCGGCCAGAGGCCCCACCTCCCGCTCACCCCCGACCAGGCCCAGCCCGCGAGCGTGGCCCCGGCCACCGACGCCCGGGGCGGCCTCATCGTCGTCGGCTCCCACGTCGGCCTGACGGGGCGGCAGGTCGACGCCCTGCGCGCGGCCACCGCCACCCCCGAGCTCGTCCTCGACGTCCCCACCATCCTCGACCCGCGGCGACGCGACGCCCACGTCCTGGACATCGCCCGCCGCGCCGCCGCCGCCCTGGCGGAGGGCAACGTCGTCGTGCGCCGCGGCGGGGCCTTCGTGCCCGGGAGGGACCCCGAGGAGTCCCTCGACTTCGCCCGGCGCGTCTCAGCGGCCGTCGTCGAGGCCGTCCAGCGTGTCGTCGCGGCGCGCTGCCCCCGCTTCGTCATCGCCAAGGGGGGCATCACCTCATCCGATGTCGCCTCCAAGGGCCTGGGCATCAGCCGGGCGATCGTCCGCGGCCCCATGCTCCCGGGGATCATCTCGCTGTGGGAGCCCCAGGACGGCCCCGCCGCCGGGGTCCCCTACATCGTGTTCGCCGGCAACGTCGGTGACGACGACTCCCTCGCCGTCGTCGTCAAGACC includes these proteins:
- a CDS encoding DeoR/GlpR family DNA-binding transcription regulator; this encodes MNAEKRQTGIVAAVAREGRVHVAELATRYGVTVETIRRDLGALDRAGALRKVHGGAVPVPVSASPETGVAERELAAAPAKAAIAAAALAALEPAKGMSILLDAGTTTAALARLLPTGLDLRVITDSLLIATLLAPREGISVRVLGGQVRGMTQAAVGPEALDALAHLRVDVTVLGANGISAEHGLSTPDPDEAAVKRAMARAGRRVLALADASKIGQEHLVSFADTADVDLLITNAPLPDPLASQLSITGTEVRIA
- a CDS encoding 1-phosphofructokinase family hexose kinase, which gives rise to MIVTLTPNPSLDRTVALPGPLVRGGVNRLTSVVTDPGGKGVNVARVLVSSGLEATTVLPAAEHDPLRAVLEAVAQPGLTVHAVTVPGAARVNTAVTEPDGTTTKINEPGAELGRPERAAIEEALLAAVRGGPDGADGSGWAILSGSLPPGAPIDWYARLVTLLRPTGVSIAVDTSDAPLAALAAALPGAAPDLIKPNGEELGQLAGLPAERAMALEDGALAGDLGPVVDAARVLVDRGVTAVMATLGPAGGVLVTTEGAWHSPAPAIDVVSTVGAGDSSVAGYVLADTRGDGPAERLATAMLYGSAAASLPGTTLPTPADLPGAVPAVSRLA
- a CDS encoding PTS fructose transporter subunit IIABC, producing the protein MTETIDTGGTAPLITPELVALDAAPGSDKSDVITHLAGVVAGAGRADAPEGLASDALAREATAPTGIPGGIAIPHCRSEHVLTASLGFARLAEPVDFGAADGQAADLIFMIAAPAGADDMHLKLLAKLARGLMRADFTDALRSAGSAEEVVRMVTEQVQPELLKDGASAEEASAPAAAPAPAAAPAPAAAPAPAVAPAGGERVIVGATSCPTGIAHTFMAAEALEQAGAERGITVRIEGQGSGKIDALDPELIKRADAVVFAHDLPIKGRERFAGKPVIDVGVKAAVNDAGRLIDQALAAIDDPAAQRVPAGAAGGQGAAEEDEGSVHWARRLQRAVMTGVSYMIPFVAAGGLLIALGFLLAGYDVANLYGKFSITDYSLTNLPGHEFVHTITNSAGDVLGTETITLDRSGLPLYLGWAFFLLGKAAMGFLVPALAGYIAFGLAGRPGIAPGFAMGVVAEAVGAGFIGGLIGGILAGYFAAWLAGLGVPRWLRGLMPVVVIPLGTTLVVGGLMYLVLGRPLASIMTGMQNGLTSMSEGGASILLGVILGLMMCFDLGGPVNKAAYLFGTAGLAANTTASFEIMAAVMASGMVPPLAVSVASFLRPRLFTKAEVENGRSAWLLGLSFISEGAIPFAAADPLRVIPATMAGGAVTGALTMALHVGSRAPHGGLFVAFAITNVVGFLLAILAGVVVTSALVVVLKGLGHRKAAAVAA
- a CDS encoding sterol carrier family protein; this translates as MPARRRIDPSDGASAVRAWATTGARARQGAREPLATVDRRVLATAVRYTLEELAARAPGRSVEVRVPPYGATQAVAGTTHRRGTPPSVVETDAGTWLALATGRLAWGDATGSGALMASGERCDLSPYLPLMPA
- a CDS encoding FadR/GntR family transcriptional regulator; translation: MSGRVSIVAVIVDTLLARVVAGTYRPGGALPAESSLAEDLQVSRLTVREAIKVLVARGVLRSRQGSGTYVVDPDRWTDLAGLLMLERARRDEREVGLALLEVRRMLEVGSAGLAAARRTPDQLEAMGRAIGDLRRAHQRDDVEAAARADLDFHGLVIHAAGNPLVVGTYAPLREELMRARLVTSAHPEVRSHAIEQHERILFALRAGSPDAAKAAMRAHMEQTSNDLLSRAPIAPAVPALPTPRGP
- a CDS encoding four-carbon acid sugar kinase family protein; translated protein: MITLDELTARIPEGPRVDPAAITEGLNRVLIVLDDDPTGTQSIADLPVVTGWTVADLTWALSTGAPAVYVMTNSRSLDAQDAAEVNAEVVTHALEASRATGRAVAFVSRADSTLRGHYPLEPDTIADLLEADGARVDGIILSPAFPDAGRITVHGTHYAGSPTTGYVPVGQTEFARDKTFGFRSSELAAWVEEKTGGATPAGDVIVIDLATLRTDPDAVVAALRGARDRAPIAVDCVEENDLLLLSLALQKAEEAGSTFVYRVGPPFVRARIGQRPHLPLTPDQAQPASVAPATDARGGLIVVGSHVGLTGRQVDALRAATATPELVLDVPTILDPRRRDAHVLDIARRAAAALAEGNVVVRRGGAFVPGRDPEESLDFARRVSAAVVEAVQRVVAARCPRFVIAKGGITSSDVASKGLGISRAIVRGPMLPGIISLWEPQDGPAAGVPYIVFAGNVGDDDSLAVVVKTLNTTL